One Natator depressus isolate rNatDep1 chromosome 3, rNatDep2.hap1, whole genome shotgun sequence DNA segment encodes these proteins:
- the DSTN gene encoding destrin: MASGVQVADEVCRIFYDMKVRKCSTPGEIKKRKKAVLFCLSEDQKCIVVEEGKEILVGDIGVTVSDPFKQFVQMLPEKDCRYALYDASFETKESKKEELMFILWAPDQAPLKSKMIYASSKDAIKKKFQGIKHECQANGPEDLNRACIADKLGGSLIVAFEGCPV; this comes from the exons GCATCAGGAGTACAAGTGGCTGATGAAGTATGCCGTATCTTCTATGACATGAAAGTTCGTAAGTGCTCCACACCTGGGGAAATCAAGAAAAGGAAGAAGGCAGTTTTATTCTGTCTCAGTGAAGACCAGAAGTGCATTGTTGTGGAAGAAGGCAAAGAAATCCTCGTGGGAGATATTGGCGTAACAGTTTCTGATCCTTTCAAGCAGTTTGTGCAGATGCTCCCTGAAAAGGATTGCCGTTATGCCTTGTACGAtgcaagctttgaaacaaaggaatCAAAAAAAGAGGAGTTGATGTTCATCCTGTG GGCACCAGACCAAGCGCCTCTCAAAAGTAAGATGATCTATGCAAGCTCTAAGGATGCCATCAAAAAGAAATTTCAAG GCATAAAGCACGAATGTCAAGCAAATGGGCCAGAGGACCTTAACCGAGCTTGCATTGCTGATAAGCTAGGAGGCTCCCTAATCGTAGCTTTTGAAGGATGTCCTGTGTAG